A genomic segment from Gracilinanus agilis isolate LMUSP501 chromosome 1, AgileGrace, whole genome shotgun sequence encodes:
- the LOC123230726 gene encoding histone H2A type 2-B, protein MSGRGKSGGKVRAKAKSRSSRAGLQFPVGRVHRLLRKGNYAERVGAGAPVYLAAVLEYLSAEILELAGNAARDNKKTRIIPRHLQLAIRNDEELNKLLGGVTIAQGGVLPNIQAVLLPKKTQSSKK, encoded by the coding sequence ATGTCCGGTCGAGGGAAGTCGGGAGGCAAAGTCCGAGCCAAGGCCAAGTCGCGGTCGTCCCGCGCGGGGCTGCAGTTCCCGGTAGGCCGCGTTCACCGACTCCTGCGCAAGGGCAACTACGCTGAGCGCGTGGGGGCGGGCGCGCCGGTCTACCTGGCGGCAGTGCTGGAGTACCTGTCGGCCGAGATTCTGGAACTGGCGGGCAACGCGGCCCGCGACAACAAGAAGACGCGCATCATCCCGCGGCACCTGCAGCTGGCCATCCGCAACGACGAGGAGCTCAACAAGCTGCTGGGTGGCGTGACCATCGCGCAGGGCGGCGTCCTGCCCAACATCCAGGCCGTGCTGCTGCCCAAGAAGACCCAGAGCTCCAAGAAGTGA